Proteins encoded within one genomic window of Megalopta genalis isolate 19385.01 chromosome 10, iyMegGena1_principal, whole genome shotgun sequence:
- the LOC117223325 gene encoding stromal cell-derived factor 2, producing the protein MKNYLINFPFAILTIIVLWTSSARAKGTQYVTCGSALKLLNVDYKVTLHTHDIKYASGSGQQSVTGLSTKENGNSYWLIKGATNTHCTRGEPVKCGDIIRLEHTGTKKNLHSHRVSSPLSGKLEISAYGDTKGEGDNGDNWLVICDNENELWRRDSRIMLKHVDTTAYLTVSGRVYGHPISGQSEVVGDITVTGPRFQWISAEGVFVHPHNFEAQHSAHTEL; encoded by the exons atgaaaaattatttaattaattttccttTTGCAATTTTGACAATAATTGTGTTATGGACAAGCTCCGCTAGAG ctAAGGGAACACAGTATGTGACATGCGGTTCtgcattaaaattattgaatgtAGACTACAAAGTCACATTACACACTCATGATATTAAATATGCAAGTGGCAGTGGTCAACAATCAGTAACGGGTTTGTCAACAAAAGAAAATGGAAACTCCTACTGGCTTATTAAAGGCGCAACGAATACACACTGCACCAGAGG CGAGCCTGTCAAGTGTGGAGACATCATAAGATTGGAGCACACAGGTACGAAAAAGAATCTTCATTCACACCGTGTTAGCTCGCCTCTTAGTGGTAAACTAGAAATATCTGCTTATGGAGATACCAAAGGAGAAGGGGACAATGGAGACAATTGGCTCGTAATATGtgacaatgaaaatgaattatgGAGAAGGGATTCTCGTATTATGTTAAAACATGTTGACACAACTGC ATATTTAACAGTGAGCGGAAGAGTTTATGGTCACCCAATTAGTGGCCAAAGTGAAGTAGTAGGTGATATTACTGTTACCGGTCCCCGTTTTCAATGGATATCAGCAGAAGGTGTATTTGTTCACCCTCATAACTTTGAAGCTCAACACTCTGCGCATACAGAATTATAA